One genomic segment of Burkholderiaceae bacterium includes these proteins:
- a CDS encoding ImmA/IrrE family metallo-endopeptidase, whose protein sequence is MTDAKKPMAEANRISSMLNTVLGADRFPVKVDELALEYSRQCFSDSPIDKVQGEDLDGFDGLLKANKSRSKWLVLYNSATPSEGRKRFTIAHEFGHYILHRHQQDIFECGDGDIETGDNNQRDIEAEADLFASTLLMPLDDFRRQVDGQPISFDLLGHCADRYGVSLTAAALRWTEIAPKRAVLVASRDDHMLWAKSNKAALKSGAYFATRRNTIELPGDALAHSYNAFDIADTRTGHAQSWFAREPASMPITEMTRVAGQYDYTLTLLLLPEAEWQGARHDDEEPEEDTYDRFIRNGQYPVR, encoded by the coding sequence ATGACGGATGCGAAGAAGCCCATGGCCGAGGCCAATCGCATCTCGTCCATGCTCAACACGGTTCTCGGTGCGGATCGCTTTCCGGTCAAGGTTGATGAGCTGGCGCTGGAGTATTCCCGCCAGTGCTTCTCAGACTCGCCGATCGACAAGGTCCAGGGCGAAGATCTAGACGGTTTCGATGGTCTGCTGAAAGCCAATAAGTCGCGGTCGAAGTGGCTGGTCCTCTACAACAGTGCCACCCCGTCGGAGGGTCGCAAACGCTTCACGATTGCGCATGAGTTCGGCCACTACATCCTTCACCGTCACCAGCAGGACATTTTCGAGTGCGGCGACGGCGACATCGAAACGGGAGACAACAACCAGCGCGACATCGAGGCAGAGGCGGACTTGTTTGCTTCGACCCTGCTGATGCCGCTGGACGACTTCCGGCGCCAAGTCGACGGCCAGCCGATCAGCTTCGATCTGCTGGGCCACTGCGCAGACCGCTATGGTGTATCGCTCACGGCCGCCGCCTTGCGCTGGACCGAGATTGCACCCAAACGAGCGGTGCTCGTGGCCAGTCGCGACGATCACATGCTGTGGGCCAAGTCGAACAAGGCGGCGCTGAAGTCTGGCGCCTACTTTGCGACCCGCAGGAACACCATCGAACTGCCGGGTGATGCGCTGGCGCACAGCTACAACGCTTTTGATATTGCTGACACTCGAACAGGGCATGCCCAGTCCTGGTTTGCCCGCGAACCTGCCAGCATGCCGATCACCGAAATGACACGGGTCGCAGGCCAATACGACTACACCCTGACCTTGCTACTGCTGCCCGAAGCCGAGTGGCAGGGAGCACGCCACGACGACGAGGAGCCGGAGGAGGACACCTACGACCGATTCATCCGCAACGGCCAATACCCGGTGCGATAG
- a CDS encoding DUF2924 domain-containing protein gives MSTQTPSFSTPPSVAAQIARLPEMPMAEIRALWQKLVGGDTPTHNRQFLERRIAYRLQELEFRKVDANLLDRNQRRIESLVETGKVKKRDRDYRPAAGTVLVREYKGVEYRVIATADGQYDFQGRMYPSLSMIAREITGMRWSGPLFFGLKPPSNAKTKPSNKKRGGR, from the coding sequence ATGAGCACGCAAACACCATCATTTTCCACGCCGCCATCGGTGGCGGCGCAGATCGCCAGGCTGCCCGAGATGCCGATGGCAGAGATCCGGGCGCTTTGGCAGAAGCTGGTCGGTGGCGACACGCCCACCCACAACCGCCAGTTCCTCGAACGCCGGATTGCCTACCGGCTGCAGGAGCTGGAATTCCGCAAGGTCGACGCCAACCTGCTGGATCGCAACCAGCGTCGCATCGAATCTCTGGTCGAAACCGGCAAGGTGAAAAAACGCGACCGCGATTACCGTCCGGCCGCAGGCACGGTACTGGTCCGCGAATACAAAGGCGTGGAGTACCGCGTGATCGCCACCGCCGACGGCCAGTATGACTTCCAGGGACGCATGTACCCGAGCCTCTCGATGATCGCCCGCGAAATCACCGGCATGCGCTGGTCGGGGCCACTGTTCTTTGGGCTCAAGCCGCCATCCAATGCCAAGACCAAGCCGTCCAACAAGAAGAGAGGTGGACGATGA
- a CDS encoding recombinase family protein: MSEVLKRRMRCAVYTRKSTDEGLDQEYNSIDAQRDAGHAYIASQRAEGWIPVADDYDDPAFSGGNMERPALRRMMADIEAGKIDVVVIYKIDRLTRSLADFSKMVEVFERYGVSFVSVTQQFNTTTSMGRLMLNILLSFAQFEREVTGERIRDKIAASKRKGMWMGGVPPLGYDVENRRLVPNEREAKLIRHIFQRFVELGSSTALVKELKLDGVTSKAWTTQDGKTRDGRPIDKGHIYKLLSNRTYLGELRHKDQWYQAEHPPIISRELWDSVHAILATNGRVRGNATRATVAYLLKGIVFGNDGRALSPWHTTKKNGRRYRYYVPQRDAKEHAGASGLPRLPAAELESAVLDQLRAILRAPNLLGDMLPQAIKLDPTLDEAKITVAMTRLDAIWDQLFPAEQTRIVKLLVEKVIVSPNDLEVRLRANGIERLVLELRPEPVEQQEEALA; encoded by the coding sequence ATGAGCGAAGTCTTGAAGCGCCGCATGCGCTGCGCGGTCTACACGCGCAAATCCACCGACGAAGGGCTGGACCAGGAATACAACTCCATCGATGCCCAGCGCGACGCCGGTCATGCCTACATCGCCAGCCAGCGCGCCGAGGGCTGGATTCCAGTAGCCGACGACTACGACGATCCCGCCTTCTCGGGCGGCAACATGGAACGTCCGGCGCTGCGCCGCATGATGGCGGACATCGAGGCCGGCAAGATCGACGTGGTCGTCATCTACAAGATCGATCGCCTTACGCGCAGCCTGGCGGACTTCTCCAAGATGGTCGAGGTGTTCGAGCGCTACGGCGTGTCGTTCGTGTCGGTCACCCAGCAGTTCAACACGACGACCTCGATGGGTCGGTTGATGCTGAACATCCTGCTGTCCTTCGCCCAGTTCGAGCGCGAGGTCACCGGCGAACGCATCCGCGACAAGATCGCAGCCAGTAAGCGCAAGGGCATGTGGATGGGCGGCGTGCCACCGCTCGGCTACGACGTCGAGAACCGCCGACTGGTGCCCAACGAACGTGAGGCCAAACTGATCAGGCACATCTTTCAGCGTTTCGTCGAACTCGGCTCCAGTACTGCGCTGGTCAAGGAGCTGAAACTGGATGGCGTAACGTCGAAGGCGTGGACCACGCAAGACGGCAAGACGCGCGATGGTAGACCGATCGACAAGGGCCATATCTACAAGCTCCTCAGCAACCGAACCTACCTTGGTGAGTTGCGGCACAAGGATCAGTGGTACCAGGCCGAACATCCACCCATCATCAGCCGCGAACTGTGGGACAGCGTCCACGCGATCTTGGCCACCAATGGCCGGGTGCGCGGCAACGCAACGCGGGCAACCGTGGCGTATCTGCTCAAGGGCATCGTATTCGGCAACGATGGTCGAGCACTGTCGCCGTGGCACACGACCAAGAAGAATGGCCGTCGGTACCGGTACTACGTGCCTCAGCGTGACGCCAAGGAGCACGCGGGCGCCTCAGGCCTGCCGCGCTTGCCGGCCGCCGAACTCGAGTCGGCGGTACTCGACCAACTGCGCGCGATCCTGCGTGCCCCGAATCTACTCGGCGACATGCTGCCGCAGGCGATCAAGCTCGATCCAACCTTGGACGAGGCGAAGATCACCGTGGCCATGACCCGGCTCGACGCGATTTGGGATCAACTTTTCCCGGCCGAGCAGACCCGGATCGTGAAACTGCTGGTCGAGAAAGTCATCGTGTCACCTAACGACCTCGAAGTGCGGCTGCGCGCCAACGGCATCGAACGCCTGGTGCTGGAGCTGCGCCCCGAGCCGGTCGAGCAACAAGAGGAAGCACTGGCATGA
- a CDS encoding LacI family transcriptional regulator codes for MSDIRIQKAGEPDILQTSDGRLTLSVPIQIKRRSGRKLVTLPNGETAPVRPWDVAPTSIQLALARGHRWLAMLESGEAKSLKEIATREGIDNSYVSRMVNLTTLAPDIVAAILDDVLPNHVTLFDLAVDPPALWDEQRARLM; via the coding sequence ATGAGCGACATCCGCATCCAGAAGGCCGGCGAGCCCGACATCCTGCAGACCAGCGACGGCAGGCTGACCTTGTCCGTGCCGATCCAGATCAAACGCCGCAGCGGCCGCAAGCTGGTCACCTTGCCAAACGGCGAAACCGCGCCGGTTAGACCGTGGGACGTAGCACCGACCTCCATCCAACTGGCGCTGGCCAGGGGCCACCGCTGGCTGGCGATGCTGGAGTCAGGAGAGGCGAAGTCCTTGAAGGAGATCGCCACGAGGGAAGGAATCGACAACAGCTACGTCAGCCGGATGGTCAACCTGACCACGCTGGCACCTGACATCGTGGCGGCCATCCTGGACGACGTATTGCCGAACCACGTCACGCTGTTTGATCTGGCGGTTGATCCGCCAGCGCTGTGGGATGAGCAGCGGGCCAGGCTCATGTAG
- a CDS encoding HAD-IA family hydrolase: MRLRGVRCVLFDLDGTLLDSATDLGQAADDMRRARGLPSLAGDLYRSSAGSGARGMLKVAFGLAPGDAGYDGLRDEFLLRYEQVMMQTTRPFQGVEPLLAALRERGLDWGVVTNKAARFTLPLTASLPLFASARVVVCGDTTPHLKPHPASLIEAMRQAGTAPAHCIYVGDDERDMQAGRAAGLRTVAARYGYLGAQARVDAWPADAVIDQPLQLLNWLELT; this comes from the coding sequence ATGCGCTTGCGGGGCGTGCGCTGCGTGCTGTTCGACCTCGACGGCACCCTGCTCGACAGCGCCACCGACCTGGGCCAGGCCGCCGACGACATGCGGCGCGCCCGCGGTCTGCCTTCGTTGGCGGGGGACCTGTACCGAAGCAGCGCCGGCTCGGGCGCCCGGGGCATGCTGAAGGTGGCGTTCGGCCTGGCGCCAGGCGATGCCGGCTACGACGGCCTGCGCGACGAATTCCTGCTGCGCTACGAGCAGGTCATGATGCAGACCACCCGCCCCTTCCAGGGGGTCGAGCCGCTGCTGGCGGCGCTGCGCGAGCGCGGCCTCGACTGGGGGGTCGTGACCAACAAGGCCGCGCGCTTCACCCTGCCGCTGACGGCCAGCCTGCCGCTTTTTGCCAGCGCCCGCGTCGTCGTCTGCGGCGACACCACGCCCCATCTCAAGCCGCACCCCGCCTCCCTGATCGAGGCCATGCGCCAGGCTGGCACCGCGCCCGCGCACTGCATCTACGTGGGCGACGACGAGCGCGACATGCAGGCCGGCAGGGCGGCGGGCCTGCGCACCGTCGCGGCCCGTTATGGCTACCTGGGCGCGCAGGCCCGGGTCGACGCCTGGCCGGCCGATGCGGTGATCGACCAGCCGCTCCAGCTCTTGAATTGGCTCGAATTGACCTAA